One Catharus ustulatus isolate bCatUst1 chromosome 2, bCatUst1.pri.v2, whole genome shotgun sequence genomic window carries:
- the STIM1 gene encoding stromal interaction molecule 1 isoform X11 translates to MEPRPGRAVRALCGLFLLLVLLLLQHPGRAERAPGSHLDDSAIAAEFCRIDKALCHDEDEQLSFEAVRNIHKQMDDDANGNVDVEESDEFLREDLNYHDPAVKHSTFHGEDKLISVEDLWKAWKTSEVYNWTVDEVVQWLISYVELPQYEETFRKLQLSGHAMPRLAVNNATMMGTVLKMTDRSHRQKLQLKALDTVLFGPPLLTRHNHLKDFMLVVSIVIGVGGCWFAYIQNRYSKEHMKKMMKDLEGLHRAEQSLHDLQERLQKAQEEHRSVEVEKVHLEKKLQDEISIAKQEAHRLRELREGTENELSRQKYAEQELEQVRMALKNAEKELESHSSWAAPEALQKWLQLTHEVEVQYYNIKKQNAEKQLLVAKEGAEKIKKKRNTLFGTFHVAHSSSLDDVDHKILTAKQALSEVTAALRERLHRWQQIELLCGFQIVNNPGIPSLASALNIDPGWMGTPRPNPSHFIITDDVDDLDEELVSPMSIQYAAWLFGRRFSDRSSLSSEDQSLWKYPAPALASSVRQRLVEPQHGHGSQRWIPSPTCPLLMSPLEFAVALGALEI, encoded by the exons cagaGTTCTGCCGCATCGACAAGGCGCTGTGCCACGACGAGGACGAGCAGCTGAGCTTCGAGGCCGTGCGCAACATCCACAAACAGATGGACGACGATGCCAACGGCAACGTGGACGTGGAGGAGAGCGAcgag TTCTTGAGGGAAGACTTGAATTACCATGACCCAGCAGTCAAGCACAGCACTTTCCATGGGGAAGACAAACTCATCAGTGTGGAGGATCTCTGGAAGGCCTGGAAAACATCTGAAg TGTACAACTGGACGGTGGATGAGGTGGTGCAGTGGCTCATCTCCTACGTGGAGCTGCCCCAGTACGAGGAGACCTTCAGGAAACTGCAGCTGAGCGGCCACGCCATGCCCAG GCTGGCAGTGAACAATGCCACCATGATGGGCACGGTGCTCAAGATGACCGACCGCAGCCACCggcagaagctgcagctcaaGGCCCTGGACACGGTGCTCTTCGGGCCCCCTCTCT TGACTCGTCACAACCACCTCAAGGACTTCATGCTGGTGGTGTCCATCGTCATCGGCGTGGGCGGCTGCTGGTTCGCCTACATCCAGAACCGCTACTCCAAGGAGCACATGAAGAAGATGATGAAGGACCTGGAGGGtctgcacagggctgagcagtcTCTGCATGACCTGCAGGAGAG gctgcagaaGGCCCAGGAGGAGCACCGCTCTGTGGAGGTGGAGAAGGTGCACCTGGAGAAGAAGCTGCAGGACGAGATCAGCATTGCCAAGCAGGAGGCACACCGGCTGCGGGAGCTGCGCGAGGGCACCGAGAACGAGCTCAGCCGCCAGAAATACGccgagcaggagctggagcag gtgcgGATGGCTCTCAAGAACGCCGAGAAGGAGCTGGagtcccacagcagctgggctgcccCCGAGGCGCTGCAGAAGTGGCTGCAGCTCACACACGAGGTGGAGGTGCAGTACTACAACATCAAGAAACAGAACgcagagaagcagctgctggtggccaAGGAGGGG GCTGAAAAGATCAAAAAGAAGCGCAACACCCTTTTTGGGACGTTCCACGTTGCTCACAGTTCCTCTCTGGATGATGTTGATCACAAAATCTTAACTGCCAA ACAAGCGCTGAGCGAGGTGAcggcggcgctgcgggagcggctgcACCGCTGGCAGCAGATCGAGCTGCTCTGCGGCTTCCAGATCGTCAACAACCCCGGCATCCCCTCGCTGGCCTCCGCCCTCAACATCGACCCGGGCTGGatgggcacgccccggcccaACCCCTCCCACTTCATCATCACCGACGACGTGGATGACCTGGACGAGGAGCTGGTGTCACCCATGTCCATCCAGT ATGCAGCCTGGCTTTTCGGGCGCAGGTTCAGCGACCGCTCCTCGCTGTCCTCGGAGGATCAGTCCCTCTGGAAATACCCTG CCCCGGCCCTGGCCAGCAGCGTCCGGCAGCGCCTGGTGGAGCCGCAGCACGGCCACGGATCGCAGAG ATGGATTCCATCCCCGACCTGCCCCCTCCTGATGTCACCTCTGGAGTTCGCTGTCGCACTGGGAGCTTTGG